A stretch of DNA from Carya illinoinensis cultivar Pawnee chromosome 12, C.illinoinensisPawnee_v1, whole genome shotgun sequence:
GTAGTACTCACCCATGCATGTGGAGTACTTTATGGGCGAGAGAAGAATAGTTTTAGCACTAGAAACTCGCCAAAAGACAAGTTGATGCCCGGCTGTTTGtgtttcttttttgtattttcaacaCATTGATTTGGATAAGAAGAGACGTTAATCGAGTACTTCAATAGAAACAAAGGAGCTCCACATTTCCCAAAAGGATTAGATAAGGAAATTGAGGTTAAACACTActgctttttttttcttggcaaggTTGAACACTAATGTAAGTTTTGTTGGTTTGACACCGACACGTTGTCCATCCAACTAGGTAGGAGCTAGAATCCTAACCCTGGGAAAAACCCTGGTCCTTCAACACTGTTCTATATGTTATTGCCCGAAAACAATGCGAAAAAACACAATCCCATGTTCCCAAATCTACAAGATGTACAAATTAATTGAGCACATGACTTTCATagattcattatatatatagaaaactaTAAACGTAAAGAAGgataaacatataatatatatatatatagttgatccAAGAATAGATCGATAAACCTAGTACTCCATATCAAAAAGGGGAAGACGACAGAGAAACCTAGCTAGCCAATCTAGCTATTACTAACAGTAAAAGATCAGTCACTGCAAGTttctaaacaaaatgatatatataattaaacaataataataatacacaaATGTTGTTAGAAAGCTGAATCCTCAAACCACTTAATATTAAGAAGTAAGATCGATACAGAAGACTACGCCCAGAAATCAAAGAGACCAAAATCCGAAAAAGGAATTGGCAGTAGAAGAAGATCAAGTAGAAATTAAGAGTAGTCACAACACCAACAACCGAAGAAGAAgaactggaaaaagaaaaaagaaaaagaagaaacataATCATGTTCATGACAGCATGATTTTGTTCTGACCTTTTATAACCATTTGATCGATCCAAAAGCCTCCAGCATAAAGCCTTTAAAATACTCCTATCCGAAATATCACATTACAGCAAACATCCTGATGAACTCCAATTCTCTCAGAACGGACCTCGTGCAGATGAATTCCCCGCCCAATTTCCATCAACTGGTAACTGAACATTCGGCGGCATATTAAGCGGCATATTCAAGAAAGGAAATCCCACAGACGGGTCCGGAAATGGATTGTTCCCCACACCTCCGCTACCACCGCCACCACCCGAATCCTGCGATGCAGGCTGCTGAATTTGGAGCTGCTCCTCCTCGTCCAGCGGCAACCTTTCGTATGCAACGTTAGTAAACGACGCCGCTATGACGATGACTGGCCCGGCTGCGGTCAACTCCCCCACCACACTACCTCCCACCACCTGGCCCTGCCCACCGGCTAAGAATATTGTCAGGCTAGTAGCGCCAGGTGGGGCCGGCGGTGGCAGGAAAGATCCAGAGAGCGAGAGTATCTCAAACCTCCCATGAAGCGTGACTACGGCTCCTGCCCCAGCTGGCTGCCTGAGGACAACATTGGTGACGGTCCCGCTGCCACTTAGAATACAGATCCCGCGCTGTCGACGgcgcgcgtaggtggcgatacAGTCGAAAACATCGCAGCCACTTCCGACCTCAAGAATATGTGCTCTGAGCGTGTTTGCGCTCTCACGGGTGATTATGACCGGTGGTTTGGGCTTGTTCTTGGACCCTGGGGGTCGGCCTCGGGGTCGCCGAGCCACGATGTCGCCAGGTCCCGCTGAGTTGCCGGCCACCAGCTCGAGGCCCTGATGGTGACCATCGTCCTGGTGATCCCCGGAGTACTGTCCGCCCTGGTTGTTGTCGTCGTCGGAATCATTCTGTTGATGTTGTTGATGATGCTGCTGTTGTTGCCTCTGGTGGTTAAAGTCCGCCCTTTGAAGGTGGTGCATATAGCGAGATGGGGAAGGGCCTAAATCCAAACCAGCCATAGACACATCAAAgggaaacaaaaggaaaacagaaaacaagaaaaatattaaaaataatcaaattaaacTCTTATTTTTTAGCTTTTGCTTATTTTAAGGGAAGTgggaaaatattaagaaaaagagaggataaagaaaggaaaataaataagaaagaaaggaaaatatgaTCAGAAAGATCGAGAGCTAGCTCCGGTACTCGAAgctcaaatttaaaatgatattttcctaagattttatttcttaaaaaatcaaCGACAAGAGAAGAGCAAGATCGAGTGCAGACTGCAGAGAAATGGAAGTCgaggagaggaagaaagagatGGAGGGGGGTGGATGTTGAGGGCCGGGGACAAAGACTCAAAACGCAGTCATTTCTCACACACACGAAAAGTTTAAATATTTGGGCATagaataataattagttgaaatgttggtgtattatataatatttgcttTCTTGTACTGAGAGAGGAGGGATCTGATGCAAATCTGAGTCTCATTTAGAGAGAGTGTATTGAAATCTATACATGCTGATCATGAGGACTGAGATGAGCTGCAAATTAGAGCATGTATGTACCCTATAATAGAATTAATTTATCCATTAATCAATgactacaaaaaataaaaaataaaaatctcgatcaccaatatatataaatttacctaGTATAAGATTCAAGGTTAAATATTACTTATTCATTTTCAGTTCTatttgttttttgggttttatcCATGAAGTGGTcgggaattatttttttaacataactTAAAGGATGGAATCAAGGCTGTCTTAATGTTTTAGACAAAGATTTGCAACAAGAATTTAATTAACAAGATTGTCTTTTGAAAAGGTATTGAAAAAACATTTATCTACTCAAATCTTGACtctcttataatatataagatgagagatttgtaaaaaatacaaaaaattccaattttttttatgatggaccttattttctttaaatatacGTCTGACAAGACTTACATTCTTCAGAACATATctagtattattaaaaaaatatttaaactaccatattgtttttttctataacaagtatatagtatataaataatacgtaaaataatttaattagtttaataaaaataagataaaataataaaaaaaatatgagtagCATCcctctattttaattaaattccaATCCTATTgaataagggaaaaaaaaaacagaaaataaaatatgtgaagGGCGCGTGGGGAAGGTTTTGTGATCCAATGGCACCAAGCATATTAAATATGAGCAAATAAACCCTAGACGAGGTGAGTGTGTGGGTGGGGTTAGACGACGTCgaataatataatttgaaaataatggTGGGGTCTGAATTTTCTAGGGTCGAATTAACCTAACCATGGTTAAAGTATGGAGGTTGACCAGGTTTGGGGTCAAGTTGAAACTTGAGGAGGAGgacatttaatattaattaatttaaaaaaattatatacaaaaacGAGGAGAAGGAATGGGCAAGTGGGAGAGGGGGGGCTGCGGCGATGGGACCCATCCAGCCTTGTCTTCTTTCACCCACCATGCATGGAAATTGGACGGCCCtagtctttctttctctttaatGTGATGCCTCGCacgttttttttttggcttggtaatatgcaatggaaaatctaattataaggataattatatattaatatgtacatcaattgattaaaaaataaattttattaaaaataatattaatttaaattttaaatatgaaagaattaatattaatatgtaaattaatatgtaactttacttatacgtaataaaattttaatcggTACGTAAATTAAAATGCGACTCATTTATCAATTGACAGTATATTAATAAATGAGAAGTAATACATGAGAGTTGGGATCGAATGCAAGATTCAAACAACTATTGAAAATACAATTAAATATGCATGTTTGGTTAAAAgtcttaattcatttttttttaaagtttaaaataatgcCAATTTgtcttaatatataaatgattttctaaTATATGTCAATGGTTCAAAAAAATTGATTCTCCTGTGAGCGAGTGAGAATTAGCTAGGTGTTACCTGCGTACACGAGGTGAAATTATGGTGGAGAGCAGAGACCACGCAAGGTCACGTTGCGCAGCTGAAGCTGCTGACCATACGAGTTGGTAAAAGGTGAAGGATATATATGGCGAGCTGGAGACAAATCTATCCAAAGCAAATCGTGATTTGAGGTGGCGTGCGACCTTCAAGCGCCTTTCAGATCACTTGAATGATAGGATAAAAGACCGAGGCATCGTGAGGGCAAAGTTGAGGTGCATGGCGTCCAATAATGGCAATTTAGACAATTATAGCTAACAaagaatattatataatcttttgCTACCAAATGATTTTAACAAGTAGTGGTGGTGCCATGCGGTACTCATGGTGGAGTCCTCGTGGAAGGTGGTCGGAATGGGGGTGACGCAGCTAGGTTTCGTTTGTtgtttttcagtgtttatttgtttagttttctgttttcttttttgtgttcaTTTCTAGGCATTTTTCTTTCGTTTAGATTTGTATTTGCTAGTActgttttgcattttatttcataGCACTGAAAATAAGGCCCTCGACGGCAGTGGGTAGAGGGGAAGAGTACCATCCACCGCGGCGTCCAGGGTGGCTTAGCTTGCTGTAGCAGCGTTTTTAGCGGGAGGTGAAAACGTAGTGGGTTAAGGGTGCTGCTCAGAAGCTTGCTGTACGTAGCTGCTCAAAACGGAGTTGTTCAAAAGCTTGCTGTACGTAGCTTGCTGTATGTAGTTGCTGTACGTAGCTGCGCAAATCGGTTGACAGTGGGGTAAAATGTGTTTTTGCTCAGAGAATGTGCAGATGCGCTGTCGGGACATACGGGTGTCATGTGCTGTAGTGTTGTAGTCGTATGTACAGTGTAGTGGatggaaaattgaaaaattgatgAAAAGCCCACGTTGTGGGGGCCATTAGTGTTTTACCCGGGTGAGGTAATGAGCTGCTTGATTGAACACAATCTGGAGTAAGAGTTGATCGAGAGTGGCAGGCGATGTTATGGTTGGTGATCGTATGGTCGATCTCTATAGTAGAGGTTGTTTGTCCATGCGTGAGCTGGGTGCTCGTGCCGTTCTGGGCTCGTGCAGCCAATGCCTACGATAGGTGTGCTGTCAGGGTTCAGGCCGGTGCTTGGggttttgttttgcattgtaGTTTGCGATTTAGTTATTAATATCATAGAATTAGGCTATTGGACTTGGTGTCTATAGTAACAGCGTGCTGTACTCCATCTCCCTGGGAGGGTGGAGGGGGTCTTTCCTCTCTGTTAATACAGAGCGCTATCTTCTCTCGTTTAAGAGAGATtaagaagttaagacaatgtccgctACTATGTGTGCGGGGATGCTTCAGAGCAGATGCATAGGTTGGCTTATAGTCTGGTTTTCCCTGTATTGATAAGGCAAACTTGCAACTTCGGTTTATTGAATGAATTCAATGatctattttcaaaaaaaaaaaaaaagtagtggtGGTGCCACTACAAGATAAGCGTACtagtttttatcaaaaatagtctttttggttgtaaaattttagttgtaaaaattcatttttcttgtagtgtgctATTACTCAAATATATGCACAATATCGATCGGAaacatttaataattatatataaattacatggcatgaaaatataaattatgattTGTTGCTATATATCGCTCAACTAAAATAAGAATTACATGGCCTTTTAACAAGTGGTGCTATATATTGCTCAATAGAAGTATGTGCAAACACATAACATGGCGTGAGACTTCAGTGGTTATCAATATGTTCGAAAATAAACTCGACACCATTAATAACCATGTTACgaattaattttctaataaaagAAAGGTGTGACAAAAAGACCATttaattagttaataattacCATTTTTCCAACTTGTTTATAAGTACATgtgacaaatataaaaaattcatatagaAGTTTTGAGTCTTGACTTCGACAACTCATGAGTTCATACAAGAAGCTTCTGTTAGTTGAGAACTAATTTGATAAGCAAAAAGGTTTTGAAGAGTCCCTACtcgatattaatataaatatgagaaatgatatttacatttTTATAGTAATGTGCAAGTCATGAATACTCCATttgaaataatgaataaatctgagacccacatgaaaaatcattttttttacggtggatttcacttttttttttttttaaaaaaaatattgttcgaGACTTACACACCccaaaattatatctaatattactctataaatATAGACCTAAGCAAAAGTATGCATGTTTGTTACACGTGACAGACCGAAAATTAAAGAGAAGTACTTTAGTTACCAAAGTCATAGCGCAAAGACCCAATTGATCAGTACTAAGCCCTGAATTTCAAGGTCTAAGCagtaaataaaagaaccaagggttgattttttattttttatttttatggagaGATCATTGTAATAAACGTTTACTTGACCATGGCTTACCTAACTGATCAAAGAATTCATTGCTACtgaaaagaatagaatatctaTTAGGCACGACAAAATTCAGCAAAGAAGGATCAGACCAGTGCACCAATTGCGACCTTCAATTCAAATTGTTACCGAATATGATCAccacaattaattatattttattatattaatacaatactATTGGACAAGTAATCACGACTCTGACGTTCAAACCAATTAACCAATATGCACCTAGCCATATATACCAAGTTGGAGACCACGTGAGTTGAAATTTTACCCCCAAGTGACAATAGTTTCTTAAGTGAATGACAAGAGTTTCTTAAGTAATTAGGTGGATAAGGACCATGCTAAAGGGTATTAACAAGGCTGAAGCCAGAATTATACTTTAGATGGGATGCGCCCACATAATCGATCTAAACTAAGATTTAgtggtttgaattttgagataagatgaaatggttttagatgagttgaataaaatattgttattattattttaagatttgaaaaagtcaaattgagatttgaaaaaattaaattatttattatattttgtttacgaatttaaaaaaattgtaatgatgagatgagatgagttgaaaatatttctgaatccaaacaacaaaatatttcatatatataacagGTGGCTCGAGTGAAGTTTAGGCAGAGAGTTCGTTTGAATCTCGCTCAACATGTAGTTTAAGCAAGAATTGGATAGAGATCTCTTTTGATGCGTGCCGGCTCAAACGAATAATGCAGAAAATGgaaaattagggttttttttccATATGATAGTACTATAAATATGTACTTAATGAATAATTTAGTATGACATGAGTGTTTGGAATAGTGAGATTTCACCTTAAagtatattttgtgattttttaatataataaaattctctCTATGAACGTATGCATGTTGTCGAATCACATTAATTTTATATCGATTGTGTGCATGATTGATttgcttatatttattttcacttGTAATTGTCGCTTTGTGTTTTTCACAACAACAAAAAGAGCAATGCTAACTGTATGCATAAAAACGTCTAAAAGATTTACACATTTACATGGTTTTTTCACGTACATGCATGtacataattttcattttaaaaatatatttatatataaagggTGAAAATCCACGTTCATATGCACGTAAATGTTTTATACGTTTTTATGGGCATACAGTTAACATTTTTAGTACAAAAACATGCATGTTTTGTATGATTTTATTTGTGTCAAAGCTcacatataaaaaacaaaagaattacgCAAAGGTGTAAGTGTGAAGCGGAGCCACGTTTCATTCCTTCTTGAGGATGTTGTACTTGAAAGGAACGAAATAAGATTTAATTGAATAAAGGATTGATAATTATCAAATTCAATTCTTAGATATAACCTTAGTACGTAGATATAATCGATACTTTGGTAATATTACCTTAGTACGTAGACTAAATTAGAAATACATTCCGTACATCTTAAAGTTCATTTAAATGCACAACTACTCGCTTTTATAAAGGAAAAAACATCATCAAAAGtagtattaattaatattagatggtccttacaataaaaataaatatttgtgatgaattatttataataagggTAGCACTACAGTCACTGATGATAACTCCCGAGAGATTCTCCTGATTAgtacatttcttttttttttccacatatttttttaatccctttcaatatttaaaaaaacacaatatcattaaaaaatattttcttaatcattaagtaaaaaataattgttttttatcaAGACCCATCATCGGGATATTTCCTCGGGAGCtaaataaacatttttcttataatagaCATTAACTACACAAGACTATTTATGAAGCAATAAAAGTTTTGTCACGATGTTTtatatatggacatgaatatatacatatatatacctaattattttctatatatagatagatagatatggttttttgttttgtcttcCTTGTAGTTGCTAGAATTTAATTGAACAACTCCAAACTATTCTCAACCACACAAAGGCAATCCCATATGATTTGTTAGAATTAAGGTCCAAGTGCATATATACACTGAGGGGCCAAGCAAGTTGCTAGTGATGGATAAGTTCATATGTATAAAAATGGATATGTACGATGTTCCAACGGTGCTTTGACAATTGGTTTGACTTTAGAGTTAGTCCATGCTTATCGAGTAGTTGGGGTACTCGTTTTCAACCAAGACTGCTTGCTTTGAATCCTTCTTAATTTCCTTGTACGTTTTAGGAGTAGTTATCGTTTAGTTTTGGAACGGATAGctagatagatatataattaatgtcatgaaaaattaatattaaaaaatagtaatttgtGTATGAATAACATTAATTTGtgataaaataagttaaaagaaGTATTATGCTATCCATATTTTTGGATGTGTTTAATTTTAATCATGCACACAAAAATGTATTCATCTCTTTCGGTCGCATTTTAAGGGGCCATACATGGTATGGCTGTCGGCCACGGGCAGCTTTGTCGTTTTGGATTGGGAAATGGTCTGAGTACTCTCTCTCCTTTATCTCTCTCGATctcttttatatttcaaatctcAAACCCTTAAATCCCGGGGAGGTCCCTTCATATTTGTCTCTCCTCATTCCCCTCTACGCATTCGGTTTGGTGGCACGTGGCTTCCAAACTCAGCTGAACATGCCTGCAGTCTTTTGACTCACAGGCCAAGGATTATTAATTCAGGCCACGGAGAGGTTCAGTTCTTTAATGAGTCTCAtgttttatttctctctctcacacccACATACACATGCACGAGTCATCACCAAATTAAAGGCTCTGATGGCTGATCACTCTGATCAATCTTAAACTATAAATGCAGAGGAGGGTAAGATCGCTTTGAATTCATAAAAAGACAAACCCACAGGGAATGACCTTCGAAGCAATCAAaggggcagagagagagagggagagagtgaaGTCAGAAAGAGAGAAAGCAAAGCCCAGGTAGCCAATCTCTCTTGTCCTTGTTGATTAGACTCAGTCCATCCATGTATATAATATGAAACATCGATATTCCACCAATCTCTACCCTCAATCTTTGCCATATATGCTTCGTGTCTATCTCACACATCAACGTATACGTACACcatctgatctctctctctctctctcaaatgtcAAACGTACGTTAACGGACTGTCGGTGGCTTGGGCAGACATGTTAGAACATGCACCGACCCTTATTCACGGGGCTGGAGCCGCTAGAATTAGATGCCGTGAGCCACTCTTTGCATGCATGGGGTCATATATATGAGCGTACTTGCTGGCCGTCTATATAGTTTTTCAAGTTTTGAACTCATTTGATCATGATGAGCTATAAAATTTGGAAAATGCTTGTCAACAACTTTGGTGTTTCGGTATTAGTGTACTTGAGTCATGTGAATATGTGGGATGATCAGAGAAACCAATATTAGCTTTAATCATGCATTTTCCTTATCAGTATAACTCGACCACATTCCTTTTTCATACCTCGATGATCAGCATGATCATAATGGCATTCCAAGTTTGGTATAAAATTATGTAAGGTTGCTACGACGTACCAATATCAAATGGTAAAATCGATCATGTAACAAAGTAGTTAATTA
This window harbors:
- the LOC122289106 gene encoding AT-hook motif nuclear-localized protein 23-like — its product is MAGLDLGPSPSRYMHHLQRADFNHQRQQQQHHQQHQQNDSDDDNNQGGQYSGDHQDDGHHQGLELVAGNSAGPGDIVARRPRGRPPGSKNKPKPPVIITRESANTLRAHILEVGSGCDVFDCIATYARRRQRGICILSGSGTVTNVVLRQPAGAGAVVTLHGRFEILSLSGSFLPPPAPPGATSLTIFLAGGQGQVVGGSVVGELTAAGPVIVIAASFTNVAYERLPLDEEEQLQIQQPASQDSGGGGGSGGVGNNPFPDPSVGFPFLNMPLNMPPNVQLPVDGNWAGNSSARGPF